Proteins from one Hemibagrus wyckioides isolate EC202008001 linkage group LG16, SWU_Hwy_1.0, whole genome shotgun sequence genomic window:
- the cplane1 gene encoding ciliogenesis and planar polarity effector 1 isoform X10, producing the protein MSLGDPMRQRYSVTWHPRLPCLIVSDGYMVTVLNMSRRPTPSSLMSHFLMETTQALDRVRKTIHSELPHVKSRLKSMTTLKFTASLLALKERETPQSTLPLLFRGGGSTEGLRLTTERIEDDDDSDEGHYDGSVMEDGGRLEFASMFDTLHARFQAESEDSDRDSSALLEELTRAQQSLLTAWALGVSLGGTMDQRKRLLNYTISCAVRLAHLLSIADPLIHSYKQNSVMEFLRALLSFLPWDSTHRDGNSCLGVVLELTRQLVRLFLPKSMRTVCSSQNFMAALFVLREASRILDQTYSLPQKAVQQAKVDPCLSDIFSIPLLQDDVEAEAVASQISVLNRPSNRLVAIWRDIYKQALQYHDELRSDKSTASQNRELESMSNIIFQIQESLQRAGDHLEESPALYNITGEEHFISGEYSECIQIWRDQLWEEIARAAGPRTVFLETRYCLALLFGQLFQYKLREAQALCDTMAKQLLTLEDTVEATSADKAQFELWLPQRVNSEAACAVVQSLGRFMASYFTNQPLAIFPPHHVDILPPLHLPQAAGRRTVALCQRQVAATVRSQHLSGVWTVEYALELLLLGGLIPEAAWLAQSLGDWKMAASLGLAYTTYCRLHYDFSRLKWRELHLPAELQPGFIFQTQLESLLDCKVSYDRQDKALKSLPDIVELEDMELLHVSAQEILKASVMAEVDVVSQPLTRLLESAKEHASSFTALVPPAFYLPAPPLYCPQPAPNTQDSIGDIFMALEKESRCHVAAVLQRVLLLFRAAHCSRPAVQWYIDGLRRCRKLFRKVRKRHMQSKDELPEGLKKFTNRHGFFRLRSEDMDNVVIQTIVCFRELCGLCWMLHVRDQLTASCRRYQAARTSQVADNSACELREEVLHWACRLMPFSRFLNAEETLQDLVLSLVTELPLFPMVAETLVTVFPDEEESVRVPLREKYTSLLQRLRSSIVQGSATTQATQASEMQDEAERATMISLIQEQRRQRVREVRRLAKSKIPLEWHIWEREEEEDRTGANAISDRFSWCTSLSNSTLTDSEHPLVGSEADTADTISEPHSSELQEHHSFVSPKPQNTLKSKYERKREGTLQEHKDFTLPSVGTWLFELEDEEYPCFLELFLSYVLEKDSQDMEESELPLLSSFSSCLHERELHSDAFDVLTALKRRQAGRKKGVRLPVFRAGRCYHMLPETPEPLPSIGPPPSVLSETLTARTSTGALPLPGKQPGLFGLRRQNGTPPRQHVLTTESSPFGNLIQGMPQMEHWPFKIIPCPDVDLQLELDSKLEAQFPQLARMLEWMLRWADRSVLLTHSSRKKTGCAAEPVVIRAKASAPAVLSALRLLEQRYTKALVRTDKRYIQIRLPERKARTTVAPVLPVEIDWKRERESSVDTGYPSASAGTPITLPDMDPQHGHTSEVCEIEELQDEQRVSHLYGHEDIISDPAIEERNGRRVNEPLQMTELDSDSSVEEIQEDSSTGPNISVQIRKKTKTCNPRNQPLTLADLEYSRTSVESCESHSKDVGTLDTEPAESRKEPEYSPVHNTPEPEPVQQRKQQLPSVSKPPAELGNVSHPQSVQNGEMIQPDPVRQLLQDELFRLVQLQQINFMSLMQVVGASFANLPLSHVNTLLSQLSVPATQPSQLAQPQTQPTVAQSSGPPPNDTQNTRLENKPDTVSELQSMKPRGAHQQYVEADPRLNSHEERSRLSLQDLQHLTICPDLSQNSQEERSHFIPSSQGLPTTIDNSAPQQAPQRNCPIEKTVPIIQGLRLLHLPPPQSPPPPVREAWGPNQHKPAMYRRSESFKRQAEQAQPPQWNLNQYSTQTQAYHSLHRGREREAVHLPTALNVAVADMELPLLRLPPDIQMQPIQLPRIPLSAPLRLRTAGTASTRNFPKPQLLRVEPEPSRTGLRYSTPPLPTPRLIPLGELMAWAAGKKQEANTKLQLLKADTGTKSKVTVTPSSKRLKRREDKKKDEKAVSFRPDDSIIPPSQKPEEDRSTPADGFVIPLGSFESMLTGQRLLAEAQRTSAELHAFAAMHKRPPEIQDACTNTDPPSPCSTTDKAVSAQLPQSSVSPSGSIHMDINVCSSEKMVPEQPVGTGHTEPKAHTSAHGQEFISAIDPADRSPLQDLPSSQTPVQSQPCSPPTSAHLHLLAASVINSNQNNTEIRTEEHTDDLPGFSLTFTPPALVLSMPESSGDPVTVKVLNEFGIQQEAMPEGHSEDRVFSQRQVSAHLSEMDARLAALQSIADHMDREFANTRLLVNTIDALTPVVMASVEEEPYSSMLRVTKEAKRRTTRVNMVEEEDEQDEGRFLSFTPNGLNLPSQRGCSSLYPASLSIQNPVHQNHITPAVKPDQPLGDVSQELTESLMEDSSLLDENILDLTGLSDVADILGDLVKEGALSHSALHHSPSVSRTRSRSEEQQRRAMIEEERKELRTWMRRKQRERLVEYHRQREEKRERERVPFTPPNPLNLSSRDLAVNRKVKEEKDKAVLLEHHSQRAQEACKLITDMLTTPLVLPAPSNTTTTKTQDSRPGSQTQFKGPLKKSPKSQRGRVRSVSTFGKTVVLQKRGASTPPGMLSSKYGLHRPASALPGDRMSQVTRRGMLTDLRGRPRVKTTNQRPKTGLNKSSMELKTRRREASWLEDKEERDVVSPWDVPLEIRRILGQDGRAKEQGLVENKDDWLDALSGSTGSILSKMDWEAIERMAAEEEEEDI; encoded by the exons ATGTCTCTGGGTGACCCGATGAGACAGCGTTACTCTGTGACCTGGCACCCGAGGCTGCCTTGTCTCATTGTGTCTGATGGTTACATGGTGACGGTGCTGAATATGTCCAGACGGCCTACCCCGTCCTCGCTGATGAGCCACTTCCTGATGGAGACCACTCAGGCGCTGGACAGAGTACGCAAGACCATCCACTCAGAGCTG CCCCATGTGAAGTCCAGACTGAAGTCCATGACCACTCTGAAGTTCACAGCTAGTCTTTTGgcactgaaagaaagagagacacctCAATCGACGCTGCCTCTATTGTTCAGAGGTGGAGGAAGCACAGAAGGCTTGAGGCTAACGACAGAGAGG ATTGAGGACGATGATGATTCAGACGAGGGGCATTATGACGGCTCGGTTATGGAGGATGGGGGCAGGCTAGAATTTGCTTCAATGTTTGACACCCTTCATGCCCGTTTTCAAGCCGAGTCAGAAGATTCAGACAGAGATTCCTCAGCTCTCTTGGAGGAGCTCACCAGGGCACAGCAGAGTTTGCTAACTGCCTGGGCTCTTGGTGTTTCTCTTGGTGGTACTATGGATCAGAGAAAGCGCTTGCTGAATTACACCATCTCATGCGCTGTTCGTTTGGCTCACCTTCTCTCGATTGCTGATCCATTAATACATTCTTACAAACAAAATAGTGTAATGGAATTTCTTAGGGCTCTGCTCTCCTTTCTACCCTGGGATTCCACTCACAGAGATGGCAACAGCTGCCTAGGGGTTGTTTTGGAGCTCACTCGACAGCTTGTTCGTCTTTTTCTGCCTAAGTCCATGCGCACTGTTTGTTCCTCTCAGAACTTCATGGCAGCACTTTTTGTCCTCCGGGAAGCATCCAGGATTCTGGACCAGACCTACAGTCTACCTCAGAAAGCAGTCCAGCAAGCAAAGGTTGATCCTTGTCTCTCAGACATCTTCTCAATCCCACTGTTACAGGATGATGTGGAGGCTGAAGCTGTGGCCTCTCAGATATCTGTGCTAAACAGACCGTCAAATAG GTTGGTGGCAATATGGCGAGACATCTACAAGCAAGCTTTGCAGTACCACGACGAATTACGAAGTGATAAAAGTACAGCGAGTCAAAATAGGGAACTGGAGAGCATGTCAAACATCATTTTTCAAATCCAAGAATCACTACAGAGAGCTGGAGACCATCTGGAGGAAAGCCCTGCCCTGTACAACATAACAG GAGAGGAGCACTTCATTTCTGGTGAGTATAGTGAGTGCATCCAGATTTGGCGAGACCAGCTGTGGGAAGAGATAGCGAGAG CAGCTGGGCCAAGGACAGTCTTTCTGGAGACACGCTATTGTCTGGCTCTTCTGTTTGGCCAGCTGTTTCAGTATAAGCTTAGGGAGGCCCAGGCCTTGTGTGAcaccatggccaagcagctacTGACATTAGAAGATACTGTAG AAGCGACATCTGCAGACAAGGCTCAGTTTGAGCTGTGGCTCCCGCAGCGGGTGAATAGTGAGGCTGCCTGTGCTGTGGTCCAGTCTCTCGGCAGGTTCATGGCATCCTACTTTACCAACCAGCCGCTAGCTATCTTCCCACCACACCACGTGGATATCTTGCCTCCTCTACATCTGCCACAGG CGGCAGGACGACGCACAGTGGCTCTCTGTCAGCGGCAGGTGGCGGCCACTGTGAGATCACAGCACCTCTCAGGTGTATGGACAGTGGAGTATGCTCTGGAGCTCCTCCTGCTGGGTGGGCTGATTCCTGAGGCAGCATGGTTGGCTCAGAGTTTGGGTGATTGGAAGATGGCTGCCTCTCTTGGTCTGGCTTATACCACCTACTGCAGACTGCACTATGATTTCAGCAG GTTGAAATGGAGAGAATTGCACCTTCCTGCAGAGCTACAGCCTGGCTTTATTTTTCAGACTCAACTTGAGTCATTACTGGACTGCAAAGTTTCATATGACAGACAAGACAAGGCCTTGAAAAGTCTTcctg ATATTGTGGAGCTTGAGGACATGGAGCTGCTCCACGTGTCTGCTCAGGAGATCCTGAAGGCCTCAGTCATGGCAGAGGTGGATGTTGTATCACAGCCTCTCACTAGGCTTTTGGAATCAGCCAAGGAGCATGCCTCTTCATTCACTGCTCTGGTTCCTCCTGCATTCTACCTCCCTGCCCCTCCTTTGTACTGTCCACAACCTGCCCCTAACACACAG GACTCCATTGGTGACATCTTTATGGCTTTGGAGAAGGAATCACGTTGCCATGTAGCTGCAGTGTTACAACGAGTGCTGTTGCTGTTCAGAGCTGCTCACTGCTCCCGACCCGCTGTGCAGTGGTACATCGATGGCCTGCGTCGATGCCGCAAACTCTTTCGCAAG GTGAGGAAGAGACACATGCAGTCTAAAGATGAGCTTCCAGAAGGGTTAAAAAAGTTTACTAATCGCCATGGGTTTTTCCGTTTGAGGTCCGAAGACATGGATAATGTTGTCATCCAAACaatag TATGCTTTAGGGAATTATGTGGGCTGTGCTGGATGCTGCATGTTCGTGATCAGCTCACAGCCTCCTGTAGAAGGTACCAAGCTGCAAGGACCTCTCAG GTTGCAGATAATAGTGCTTGTGAATTGCGTGAGGAGGTCCTGCATTGGGCTTGCCGTCTCATGCCTTTCTCTCGCTTCCTTAATGCTGAAGAGACATTACAGGACTTGGTGCTCAGCCTTGTGACTGAGCTGCCTCTTTTTCCAAtg gTGGCAGAGACATTAGTCACTGTGTTTCCCGATGAGGAGGAATCTGTCCGGGTGCCTCTAAGAGAGAAGTACACCTCACTGCTGCAGAGGTTAAGATCCAGCATTGTGCAGGGTTCTGCAACAACACAAG CCACACAGGCAAGCGAGATGCaagatgaagcagagagagCGACAATGATTTCGCTGATTCAGGAGCAGCGGAGGCAACGGGTTCGAGAGGTACGCCGACTGGCAAAGAGCAAGATCCCACTAGAGTGGCATAtctgggagagggaggaagaggaggacagGACAGGAGCCAATGCCATATCTGACCGGTTCTCGTGGTGCACTAGCCTGAGTAATagcacactcacagactctgaGCACCCCCTAGTGGGCAGTGAGGCTGACACTGCTGATACAATATCAGAGCCTCATTCATCAGAACTGCAGGAACATCACAG cttTGTGTCACCCAAACCTCAGAACACATTGAAATcaaaatatgaaagaaaaagagaaggaacaCTGCAAGAACATAAAGATTTCACCTTACCCTCTGTGGGGACTTGGTTGTTTGAActtgaggatgaggagtatccaTGCTTTTTAGAGCTTTTCCTAAGCTATGTGTTGGAGAAGGACAGCCAGGACATGGAGGAATCTGAGCTTCCTTTGCTGAGTAGCTTCTCTTCATGTCTGCATGAACGTGAGCTTCACTCTGATGCTTTTGATGTACTGACAGCACTCAAAAGACGACAGGCTGGCCGAAAAAAAGGTGTGCGGCTTCCTGTGTTCCGTGCTGGAAGGTGCTATCACATGCTTCCTGAGACTCCTGAGCCACTGCCCTCTATAGGTCCTCCTCCATCTGTCCTTAGTGAAACTCTTACTGCTCGAACCAGCACTGGTGCTCTGCCGCTTCCTGGAAAACAGCCAGGTTTGTTTGGTCTTCGACGACAGAATGGGACACCACCCAGACAGCATGTACTAACCACAGAATCCAGTCCTTTTGGGAACTTAATCCAAGGGATGCCTCAAATGGAGCACTGGCCCTTTAAGATAATCCCCTGCCCTGATGTGGACCTACAGCTGGAGCTGGACTCCAAATTGGAGGCCCAGTTTCCCCAGCTGGCCAGGATGTTGGAATGGATGCTGCGCTGGGCAGacagaagtgtcttgctcaCACATTCAAGCAGGAAGAAAACAGGGTGTGCCGCTGAGCCAGTGGTGATTAGGGCTAAAGCCTCAGCTCCTGCAGTGCTTTCTGCTCTGAGGCTGCTAGAGCAGAGATACACCAAAGCCCTAGTGAGGACTGACAAGCGCTATATTCAGATTAGG CTCCCAGAGAGGAAAGCTCGAACCACTGTGGCTCCAGTCCTGCCAGTTGAAATTGATTGGAAGCGTGAGAGAGAAAGTAGCGTGGACACTGGCTATCCTTCTGCCTCAGCAGGGACTCCCATCACCCTGCCTGATATGGACCCCCAGCATGGACACACTTCTGA GGTATGTGAAATTGAGGAGCTTCAGGATGAGCAGAGAGTTTCTCACTTGTATGGGCATGAGGACATAATTTCTGACCCGGCGATAGAAGAACGAAATGGTAGAAGAGTGAATGAACCACTCCAAATGACTGAATTGGACA GTGACAGTAGTGTTGAGGAGATCCAAGAAGACTCTTCAACTGGGCCAAATATTTCAGTACAGATCAGGAAGAAGACCAAAACCTGTAACCCCAGAAACCAG CCTTTAACTCTGGCAGATTTAGAATACTCTAGGACATCTGTTGAATCCTGTGAATCACA CTCAAAGGATGTTGGCACATTGGATACTGAACCTGCAGAATCAAGAAAGGAACCAGAATATAG TCCTGTACATAATACTCCTGAGCCTGAGCCTGTTCAGCAAAGAAAGCAGCAGCTCCCCTCTGTGTCAAAGCCTCCAGCTGAACTGGGGAATGTAAGCCACCCTCAAAGTGTCCAGAATGGAGAAATGATTCAACCTGATCCAGTCAGGCAGCTGCTTCAGGATGAGCTTTTCCGATTAGTCCAA TTGCAGCAAATCAACTTCATGAGTCTTATGCAAGTGGTGGGAGCCTCCTTTGCCAACCTGCCCCTCTCCCATGTCAACACACTCCTTTCACAGCTCAGTGTTCCTGCAACACAACCTTCACAACTTGCACAACCACAAACTCAGCCCACTGTGGCTCAGTCCTCAGGTCCTCCTCCCAATGATACCCAAAACACAAGATTAGAGAATAAGCCAGACACTGTCTCTGAGCTACAGTCCATGAAACCCAGAGGTGCACACCAACAGTATGTGGAAGCAGATCCTAGACTGAATAGCCATGAAGAAAGGAGTAGACTCAGCCTACAG GATCTCCAACATCTGACCATTTGTCCTGATTTGTCACAGAATAGCCAGGAAGAAAGAAGTCATTTTATTCCATCCTCTCAAGGACTTCCTACCACAATAGACAATTCAGCCCCACAACAGGCACCCCAGCGGAATTGTCCCATTGAAAAGACTGTTCCGATTATACAGGGGCTCAGGCTTCTTCACTTGCCCCCTCCTCAGTCTCCTCCTCCCCCAGTGAGAGAGGCCTGGGGTCCCAATCAGCACAAGCCTGCCATGTACAGAAGATCTGAAAGCTTTAAGAGGCAAGCTGAGCAAGCTCAACCCCCACAATGGAATCTAAATCAGTACAGCACACAAACTCAAGCGTACCATTCATTACATAGAGGGAGAGAACGAGAGGCAGTCCACCTTCCTACTGCTCTCAATGTGGCAGTGGCAGATATGGAGCTCCCGCTGCTGCGTTTACCCCCTGATATCCAGATGCAACCTATCCAGCTTCCCCGGATCCCTCTGTCGGCTCCCTTGAGGCTACGCACAGCAGGAACTGCGTCCACGAGAAACTTTCCCAAACCACAATTACTGCGTGTTGAGCCTGAGCCATCTCGTACT GGTTTGAGATACAGCACACCTCCACTGCCCACTCCTCGACTCATCCCTCTAGGGGAGCTGATGGCCTGGGcagcaggaaaaaaacaggaagcgAACACTAAGCTCCAACTTCTCAAGGCAGATACAGGGACAAAGAGCAAAGTCACTGTCACGCCCTCCAGCAAAAG GCTTAAAAGGAGagaagataaaaagaaagacgAAAAGGCTGTGTCCTTCAGACCAGATGATTCTATAATTCCTCCATCTCAG AAGCCTGAAGAAGACAGATCTACTCCAGCTGATGGCTTTGTCATTCCATTAG GTTCCTTCGAGTCAATGTTGACTGGTCAGAGGCTGCTGGCCGAAGCTCAGCGCACATCAGCAGAGCTTCATGCTTTTGCAGCAATGCACAAACGACCTCCTGAAATCCAGGATGCCTGCACCAACACAGACCCTC CCTCACCTTGCAGCACCACTGATAAAGCTGTTTCAGCCCAGCTTCCTCAGTCTTCTGTTTCTCCATCAG GTTCTATACATATGGACATTAATGTTTGCTCCTCTGAGAAAATGGTTCCAGAGCAGCCAGTGGGCACAGGTCACACAGAGCCAAAAGCCCATACG AGTGCTCATGGACAGGAGTTCATCAGTGCAATTGATCCGGCGGATAGGTCTCCTTTACAGGACCTGCCCTCTTCCCAAACCCCTGTCCAGAGCCAACCCTGTTCTCCACCTACATCTGCTCACCTTCATCTTCTAGCAGCTTCTGTGATCAACTCAAACCAGAACAACACTGAGATCAGAACAGAAGAACACACTGACGACTTGCCAG GTTTTTCACTAACATTCACTCCTCCTGCACTTGTGCTCTCAATGCCAGAATCCAGTGGGGATCCAGTCACTGTAAAGGTGCTGAATGAATTTGGGATACAACAGGAGGCCATGCCAGAGGGCCATTCGGAAGATCGTGTGTTTTCTCAGCGTCAGGTCTCGGCTCATCTCTCTGAGATGGACGCCCGACTGGCAGCTCTCCAGAGTATCGCTGACCACATGGACAGAGAATTTGCCAACACCAGGCTG cTGGTAAATACTATAGACGCTCTAACACCTGTTGTGATGGCCAGTGTGGAAGAGGAGCCTTATTCCAGCATGCTGAGAGTTACAAAGGAAG CAAAGAGACGCACGACTCGAGTGAACATGgttgaagaggaagatgagcaGGATGAGGGACGGTTTTTGTCTTTCACCCCCAATGGTCTTAATCTTCCAAGTCAGAGGGGGTGCTCGTCTCTCTACCCAGCCTCACTGTCCATCCAGAACCCGGTCCACCAAAACCACATTACTCCTGCAG tgaaACCAGATCAGCCTCTCGGGGATGTGAGCCAAG AATTGACTGAATCATTGATGGAGGATTCAAGCCT GCTAGATGAAAACATTTTGGATCTGACTGGACTGAGTGATGTTGCGGACATCTTGGGTGATTTAGTGAAAGAAGGGGCGCTCTCACATTcagcactccatcactctccctCGGTGAGCAGGACGAGAAG CAGGTCAGAGGAGCAGCAGAGGAGAGCCATgatagaggaggagaggaaggagCTGAGGACCTGGATGAGAAGGAAGCAGAGAGAGCGACTGGTTGAGTaccacagacagagggaggagaagagagagagggagcgtgTTCCCTTCACTCCTCCTAATCCTCTG AATCTGTCATCTAGAGACCTGGCAGTCAACAGGAAAGTTAAAGAAGAGAAAGACAA GGCAGTTCTTCTGGAGCATCACTCCCAGAGAGCACAGGAGGCATGCAAGCTGATCACAGACATGCTTACTACCCCACTTGTCCTCCCTGCTCcttccaacaccaccaccaccaagacCCAAGACTCCCGGCCTGG GAGTCAGACCCAGTTTAAAGGTCCTCTTAAGAAAAGCCCTAAGAGCCAAAGGGGACGAGTGCGCTCGGTTTCAACATTTGGGAAGACTGTAGTGCTGCAGAAGAGAGGTGCATCAACTCCACCTGGGATGCTAAGCAGCAAATATGGACTCCATAGACCTG CGAGTGCGCTTCCAGGTGACCGGATGTCCCAGGTCACACGGCGAGGCATGCTGACAGATCTGAGAGGTAGACCAAGGGTGAAGACAACCAACCAGC GCCCCAAAACTGGGTTAAATAAATCCTCAATGGAGCTGAAGACTAGAAGACGAGAGGCATCATGGTTAGAGGACAAAGAGGAAAGGGATGTGGTGAGTCCGTGGGACGTTCCTCTTGAGATCCGTAGAATTCTTGGTCAGGATGGCCGAGCCAAGGAACAG GGCTTGGTGGAGAACAAAGATGACTGGTTGGATGCCCTTTCAGGAAGCACCGGCAGCATTTTGAGTAAGATGGACTGGGAAGCCATTGAGAGGATGGcggctgaagaagaagaagaagacatctGA